One Scophthalmus maximus strain ysfricsl-2021 chromosome 9, ASM2237912v1, whole genome shotgun sequence genomic region harbors:
- the LOC118319997 gene encoding pancreatic secretory trypsin inhibitor isoform X2 yields MKSSVLLCSVLLLSVSVLFQGYKTMTPFPDSETRMSSCPEQEPPTEPREAACEEYGGGTCTKQFDPVCGSDGKTYSTECVLCQQNSKKKHVRVAFKGLCPS; encoded by the exons ATGAAGTCGTCAGTGCTGCTGTGTTCTGTCttgcttctctctgtctctg TCCTGTTCCAGGGGTACAAGACTATGACTCCGTTTCCAGACAGTGAGACGAGGATGTCTAGTTGTCCGGAGCAAGAACCTCCGACTGAACCCAGAGAG GCTGCCTGTGAGGAATATGGAGGAGGGACCTGCACGAAGCAGTTTGATCCAGTATGTGGCAGTGATGGGAAGACCTACAGCACCGAATGTGTTCTCTGCCAGCAGAACAG caaGAAGAAGCATGTGAGAGTGGCCTTCAAAGGGTTGTGCCCTTCTTAA
- the LOC118319997 gene encoding pancreatic secretory trypsin inhibitor isoform X1 produces MEPSVLLCSVLLLSASVLFQGYKTMTPFPDSETRMSSCPEQEPPTEPREAACEEYGGGTCTKQFDPVCGSDGKTYSTECVLCQQNSKKKHVRVAFKGLCPS; encoded by the exons ATGGAGCCGTCAGTGCTGCTGTGTTCTGTCTtgcttctctctgcctctg TCCTGTTCCAGGGGTACAAGACTATGACTCCGTTTCCAGACAGTGAGACGAGGATGTCTAGTTGTCCGGAGCAAGAACCTCCGACTGAACCCAGAGAG GCTGCCTGTGAGGAATATGGAGGAGGGACCTGCACGAAGCAGTTTGATCCAGTATGTGGCAGTGATGGGAAGACCTACAGCACCGAATGTGTTCTCTGCCAGCAGAACAG caaGAAGAAGCATGTGAGAGTGGCCTTCAAAGGGTTGTGCCCTTCTTAA